Proteins from a genomic interval of Coregonus clupeaformis isolate EN_2021a chromosome 4, ASM2061545v1, whole genome shotgun sequence:
- the grb14 gene encoding growth factor receptor-bound protein 14 isoform X4 encodes MFPCSSLKAWFIMLCTQPYIGCRVSSNSQVLSPNRRVIKVYTEDNTSRAVEVPTDITARDICQLFVLKNHCIDDHSWTLFEHLSHLGIERIIEDHESVMEVLSGWGMDTDSRLYFRKNYAKYEFFNKPLDSFPDHMVSISSETNGMMNHSQLIQTFLNSSTCPEIHGHLHAKEQGRKSWKKFYFVLRRSGLYFSNKGTSKEPRHLQFIAEFSDSDVYTFLSARKIHGAPTDYGFCVKSTKCGSPRDLKLLCADDEQTRTCWVTAMRLFKYGMQLYQNFIQPHQKQKTSPMRSISENSLVAMDFSGHKSRVIENPSEALSVAVEEGLSWRRKSCHRLSSHGSPSTSQSPMSNIALHMAQPWFHSKLSRDEAHLLITQQGLIDGVFLLRDSQSNPNTFVLSLCHTQRIKHFQILPVDEEGELFYSLDDGHTRFTDLIQLVDFYQLNRGVLPCKLKHHCARITL; translated from the exons ATGTTTCCATGTTCCTCACTAAAAGCCTGGTTTATAATGCTGTGCACTCAGCCCTACATAGGCTGCAGAGTTAGCTCAAATTCACAAGTCTTGTCTCCCAACAGAAGG GTAATCAAAGTGTATACTGAGGACAATACAAGTCGAGCAGTAGAGGTTCCGACTGACATCACAGCCCGGGACATATGCCAGCTGTTTGTCCTGAAGAATCATTGCATTGACGACCACAGCTGGACACTGTTTGAGCATCTCTCCCATCTAGGCATAG AAAGAATCATAGAAGATCATGAATCTGTTATGGAGGTGCTGTCCGGTTGGGGCATGGACACAGACAGTCGGCTATATTTCCGGAAGAACTATGCCAAATATGAATTCTTCAATAAACCGCTG GATTCTTTCCCAGATCACATGGTGTCCATATCAAGTGAAACCAATGGGATGATGAACCATTCTCAGCTAATACAG ACTTTTCTCAACTCAAGCACTTGTCCAGAGATCCATGGGCACCTCCATGCCAAAGAACAAGGCAGGAAGTCTTGGAAGAAGTTCTACTTTGTCTTGAGGAGGTCAGGTCTCTACTTCTCCAACAAGGGGACATCAAAG GAACCAAGGCATCTCCAGTTCATTGCTGAGTTCAGTGACAGCGACGTCTACACGTTCCTATCAGCGAGAAAGATACACGGAGCGCCTACGGACTATGGCTTCTGTGTCAAG TCTACTAAGTGTGGCTCTCCACGAGACCTCAAGTTGTTGTGTGCAGATGACGAGCAAACCAGAACCTGCTGGGTCACTGCCATGCGCCTCTTTAAG TATGGGATGCAGCTGTACCAAAACTTCATTCAACCACACCAGAAACAGAAAACTTCACCTATG AGAAGTATCTCAGAGAACTCCTTGGTGGCCATGGACTTCTCAGGACACAAGAGCCGGGTGATCGAGAACCCATCGGAGGCGCTGTCCGTAGCCGTAGAGGAGGGGCTCTCATGGAGG AGGAAAAGCTGCCACCGTCTGAGCTCTCATGGAAGCCCGTCCACCTCTCAGAGTCCCATGTCAAACATAG CTCTCCATATGGCCCAGCCCTGGTTCCACAGCAAATTGTCCAGAGACGAAGCACACCTCTTAATCACTCAACAGGGTCTGATTGATGG AGTATTTCTTCTAAGGGACAGCCAAAgcaaccccaatacatttgtACTGTCACTGTGTCACACACAGAGAATCAAACACTTTCAGATCTTACCG GTGGATGAAGAGGGGGAATTGTTCTACAGCCTAGATGACGGTCATACGCGCTTCACTGATCTGATCCAGCTAGTGGACTTCTACCAGCTCAACCGTGGGGTTCTGCCCTGCAAGCTCAAACACCACTGTGCCAGGATCACCCTCTGA